One Tachypleus tridentatus isolate NWPU-2018 chromosome 3, ASM421037v1, whole genome shotgun sequence DNA window includes the following coding sequences:
- the LOC143247934 gene encoding solute carrier family 23 member 2-like, whose protein sequence is MFAGILASVLESVGDYYACARLACAPTPPPSAINRGIFAEGISCIISGIWGSGGEMTSYSQNIGAIGITKVASRRVIQYGAVTMLIFAVLGKFGAVLNTIPESIIGEIICVMFAMVTGAGLSNVQFIDLHSSRNIFILGLSLFMGITIPK, encoded by the exons ATGTTTGCAGGTATATTAGCATCGGTATTGGAATCAGTAGGAGATTACTACGCATGCGCACGACTAGCTTGTGCACCTACTCCTCCACCTAGCGCTATAAATCGTGGAATATTTGCAGAAGGAATTTCCTGTATCATCTCCGGAATTTGGGGGTCTGGAGGTGAAATGACTTCTTACAGTCAAAACATTGGAGCAATCGGAATAACAAAA GTGGCTAGTCGACGAGTTATTCAGTATGGTGCTGTTACCATGTTGATTTTTGCAGTTCTGGGGAAGTTTGGAGCTGTTTTAAACACTATTCCTGAGTCCATTATTGGAGAAATCATATGTGTTATGTTTGCAATGGTAACAGGAGCTGGACTATCCAATGTCCAATTTATCGACCTTCATTCatcgagaaatatttttatccttgGATTATCTTTATTTATGGGGATCACCATTCCAAAGTAG